A stretch of the Perca fluviatilis chromosome 17, GENO_Pfluv_1.0, whole genome shotgun sequence genome encodes the following:
- the mlana gene encoding melanoma antigen recognized by T-cells 1 gives MPRNCTNGMPRGEFNIYFASSRRGYVRAEEAVGIVLLVVILAALLILGCWYFKKRSGYKIIRSPRSGSPGHTGGQYSEAGSSADNKMALTDFGSFRPPVPNAPPAYEKISSGPLPPPYSP, from the exons ATGCCGCGTAATTGTACAAACGGGATGCCTCGTGGAgaattcaacatttattttgccaGCAGCAGACGAGGATACGTCAGAGCTGAGGA GGCAGTGGGTATAGTTCTGCTGGTGGTCATCCTGGCAGCTCTCCTCATCCTGGGATGCTGGTACTTCAAGAAGAGGAGTGGCTACAAAATAATCAGG AGCCCTAGATCGGGGTCACCAGGTCACACAGGAGGCCAGTACTCAGAGGCAGGATCTTCCGCAGATAACAAGATGGCTCTAACTGACTTCGGCAGCTTTCGACCTCCG GTTCCAAATGCTCCTCCAGCCTATGAAAAAATTTCCTCAGGGCCGCTGCCTCCGCCCTATTCCCCCTAA